One window from the genome of Trichoplusia ni isolate ovarian cell line Hi5 chromosome 13, tn1, whole genome shotgun sequence encodes:
- the LOC113500141 gene encoding N-alpha-acetyltransferase 15, NatA auxiliary subunit-like isoform X4 — MPPSNPLPPKENALFKRILRCYEHKQYKNGLKFAKQILSNPKYADHGETLAMKGLTLNCLGRKDEAYEYVRRGLRNDLKSPVCWHVYGLLQRSDKKYDEAIKCYRNALKWEKENIQILRDLSLLQIQMRDLEGYKDTRYQLFMLRPTQRASWIGFAMSYHLLGDYEMANSILDAFRTNQMKGPYDYEHSELLLYQNMVLAESGQYERALQHLNKFSSQILDKLSIKETSGEYYLKLKRFKEAEAVYEDLLKRNPENVMYYEKLIEAKQLSNADEKVAFFDVYKKEFPRAIAPRRLQLTEAHAQPVFERLADDYLRHGLHKGIPPLFVDLRSLYADQSKADTIEKLILQYIENLSSVGTFSSDAGETKQPASALLWAYYYAAQHFDYKKDTDRALLYIDAAIEHTPTLIELFIVKGRIYKHAGDPVSAYQWLEEAQAMDTADRYVNSKCARYMLRAGHVKRAEDMCAKFTREGVPATENLNEMQCMWFQTEAAAAYQRQQQWGEALKKAHEVDRHFSEIMEDQFDFHSYCMRKMTLRSYVGLLRLEDVLRAHPFYFRCARVAISVYLRLYTQPLQDAPQTAEPDTGTLALHTRASTRSRCRTRRRPPSPTQVPSHYTPAPLHAAAAGRAADRRARHRYPRTTHPRLYTQPLQDAPQTAEPDTGTLALHTRASTRSRCRTRRRPPSPTQVPSHYTPAPLHAAAAGRAADRRARHRYPRTTHPRLYTQPLQDAPQTAEPDTGTLALHTRASTRSRCRTRRRPPSPTQVPSHYTPAPLHAAAAGRAADRRARHRYPRTTHPRLYTQPLQDAPQTAEPDTGKTKYNTTSSAMLIISENISGAVSKRHSNSAV, encoded by the exons ATGCCACCCAGTAATCCTTTGCCACCTAAAGAAAATGCGCTTTTCAAAAGAATTTTG CGCTGTTACgaacataaacaatataaaaatgggTTGAAATTTGCCAAGCAAATTCTTTCTAACCCCAAATATGCAGACCATGGAG AAACATTGGCTATGAAAGGATTAACTCTGAACTGTCTGGGTCGCAAAGATGAAGCATATGAGTATGTCCGCAGAGGACTGCGTAATGACCTGAAGTCTCCCGTGTGCTGGCATGTGTACGGACTTCTCCAGCGGTCTGACAAAAAGTATGATGAGGCCATCAAGTGCTACCGTAATGCTCTCAAGTGGGAGAAGGAAAATATTCAGATTCTACGGGATTTGTCACTGTTACAGATTCAGATGCGTGACTTGGAAGGGTATAAA GATACCCGTTACCAACTGTTTATGTTGAGACCAACGCAAAGGGCGTCATGGATCGGTTTCGCCATGAGTTACCATCTCCTCGGCGACTATGAGATGGCGAACAGCATCCTAGATGCCTTCCGTACCAACCAGATGAAGGGGCCTTATGACTATGAACATTCAGAACTCCTGCTATACCAGAACATGGTGCTGGCGGAGTCTGGCCAGTACGAGAGGGCTCTCCAACACCTAAATAAGTTCTCATCTCAAATTCTTGATAAGTTATCGATTAAGGAGACCTCTGGcgaatattatttgaaattgaagAG GTTTAAGGAAGCGGAAGCTGTTTATGAAgacttattaaaaagaaatcctGAAAATGTGATGTATTATGAGAAACTAATAGAAGCTAAACAGCTAAGTAATGCAGACGAAAAAGTGGCCTTCTTTGATGTATATAA GAAAGAGTTCCCGCGCGCGATAGCCCCGCGGCGGCTGCAGCTGACGGAGGCGCACGCGCAGCCCGTGTTCGAGAGGCTCGCCGACGACTACCTGCGACACGGCCTGCACAAGGGAATACCACCGCTGTTTGTCGACCTCAG gtCATTATACGCAGACCAGAGTAAAGCAGATACGATAGAGAAGTTAATACTGCAGTACATTGAGAACTTGAGCTCAGTGGGCACGTTCAGTTCGGACGCCGGCGAGACCAAGCAGCCGGCCAGCGCGTTGCTGTGGGCCTACTACTACGCCGCGCAACACTTCGACTACAAGAAGGATACTGATCGCGCGCTCTTGTACATAGATGCCGCTATCGAACACACGCCCACGCTCATAGAACTGTTTATTGTCAAAGGAAGGATATATAAG CACGCGGGCGACCCGGTGTCGGCCTACCAGTGGCTGGAGGAGGCGCAGGCCATGGACACGGCCGACCGCTACGTCAACAGCAAGTGCGCGCGCTACATGCTGCGCGCCGGACACGTCAAGCGCGCAGAGGACATGTGCGCCAAGTTCACGCGCGAGG GTGTCCCAGCTACAGAGAACCTTAACGAAATGCAGTGCATGTGGTTCCAAACGGAAGCGGCGGCAGCGTACCAACGGCAACAACAATGGGGCGAGGCCCTCAAAAAAGCTCACGAAGTGGACCGG CACTTCTCCGAGATAATGGAGGACCAGTTCGACTTCCACTCATACTGCATGCGCAAGATGACGCTGCGGTCGTACGTGGGGCTTTTGCGGCTTGAGGACGTTCTTCGTGCGCATCCGTTCTACTTCCGCTGCGCACGCGTCGCTATCTCCGTGTACCTGCGCCTCTACACGCAGCCGCTGCAG GACGCGCCGCAGACCGCCGAGCCCGACACAGGTACCCTCGCACTACACACCCGCGCCTCTACACGCAGCCGCTGCAGGACGCGCCGCAGACCGCCGAGCCCGACACAGGTACCCTCGCACTACACACCCGCGCCTCTACACGCAGCCGCTGCAGGACGCGCCGCAGACCGCCGAGCCCGACACAGGTACCCTCGCACTACACACCCGCGCCTCTACACGCAGCCGCTGCAGGACGCGCCGCAGACCGCCGAGCCCGACACAGGTACCCTCGCACTACACACCCGCGCCTCTACACGCAGCCGCTGCAGGACGCGCCGCAGACCGCCGAGCCCGACACAGGTACCCTCGCACTACACACCCGCGCCTCTACACGCAGCCGCTGCAGGACGCGCCGCAGACCGCCGAGCCCGACACAGGTACCCTCGCACTACACACCCGCGCCTCTACACGCAGCCGCTGCAGGACGCGCCGCAGACCGCCGAGCCCGACACAGGTACCCTCGCACTACACACCCGCGCCTCTACACGCAGCCGCTGCAGGACGCGCCGCAGACCGCCGAGCCCGACACAGGTACCCTCGCACTACACACCCGCGCCTCTACACGCAGCCGCTGCAGGACGCGCCGCAGACCGCCGAGCCCGACACAGGTACCCTCGCACTACACACCCGCGCCTCTACACGCAGCCGCTGCAGGACGCGCCGCAGACCGCCGAGCCCGACACAG
- the LOC113500141 gene encoding N-alpha-acetyltransferase 15, NatA auxiliary subunit-like isoform X1 codes for MPPSNPLPPKENALFKRILRCYEHKQYKNGLKFAKQILSNPKYADHGETLAMKGLTLNCLGRKDEAYEYVRRGLRNDLKSPVCWHVYGLLQRSDKKYDEAIKCYRNALKWEKENIQILRDLSLLQIQMRDLEGYKDTRYQLFMLRPTQRASWIGFAMSYHLLGDYEMANSILDAFRTNQMKGPYDYEHSELLLYQNMVLAESGQYERALQHLNKFSSQILDKLSIKETSGEYYLKLKRFKEAEAVYEDLLKRNPENVMYYEKLIEAKQLSNADEKVAFFDVYKKEFPRAIAPRRLQLTEAHAQPVFERLADDYLRHGLHKGIPPLFVDLRSLYADQSKADTIEKLILQYIENLSSVGTFSSDAGETKQPASALLWAYYYAAQHFDYKKDTDRALLYIDAAIEHTPTLIELFIVKGRIYKHAGDPVSAYQWLEEAQAMDTADRYVNSKCARYMLRAGHVKRAEDMCAKFTREGVPATENLNEMQCMWFQTEAAAAYQRQQQWGEALKKAHEVDRHFSEIMEDQFDFHSYCMRKMTLRSYVGLLRLEDVLRAHPFYFRCARVAISVYLRLYTQPLQDAPQTAEPDTGTLALHTRASTRSRCRTRRRPPSPTQVPSHYTPAPLHAAAAGRAADRRARHRYPRTTHPRLYTQPLQDAPQTAEPDTGTLALHTRASTRSRCRTRRRPPSPTQVPSHYTPAPLHAAAAGRAADRRARHRYPRTTHPRLYTQPLQDAPQTAEPDTGTLALHTRASTRSRCRTRRRPPSPTQVPSHYTPAPLHAAAAGRAADRRARHRYPRTTHPRLYTQPLQDAPQTAEPDTGTLALHTRASTRSRCRTRRRPPSPTQVSCVITMFSSSPLIRKQHVW; via the exons ATGCCACCCAGTAATCCTTTGCCACCTAAAGAAAATGCGCTTTTCAAAAGAATTTTG CGCTGTTACgaacataaacaatataaaaatgggTTGAAATTTGCCAAGCAAATTCTTTCTAACCCCAAATATGCAGACCATGGAG AAACATTGGCTATGAAAGGATTAACTCTGAACTGTCTGGGTCGCAAAGATGAAGCATATGAGTATGTCCGCAGAGGACTGCGTAATGACCTGAAGTCTCCCGTGTGCTGGCATGTGTACGGACTTCTCCAGCGGTCTGACAAAAAGTATGATGAGGCCATCAAGTGCTACCGTAATGCTCTCAAGTGGGAGAAGGAAAATATTCAGATTCTACGGGATTTGTCACTGTTACAGATTCAGATGCGTGACTTGGAAGGGTATAAA GATACCCGTTACCAACTGTTTATGTTGAGACCAACGCAAAGGGCGTCATGGATCGGTTTCGCCATGAGTTACCATCTCCTCGGCGACTATGAGATGGCGAACAGCATCCTAGATGCCTTCCGTACCAACCAGATGAAGGGGCCTTATGACTATGAACATTCAGAACTCCTGCTATACCAGAACATGGTGCTGGCGGAGTCTGGCCAGTACGAGAGGGCTCTCCAACACCTAAATAAGTTCTCATCTCAAATTCTTGATAAGTTATCGATTAAGGAGACCTCTGGcgaatattatttgaaattgaagAG GTTTAAGGAAGCGGAAGCTGTTTATGAAgacttattaaaaagaaatcctGAAAATGTGATGTATTATGAGAAACTAATAGAAGCTAAACAGCTAAGTAATGCAGACGAAAAAGTGGCCTTCTTTGATGTATATAA GAAAGAGTTCCCGCGCGCGATAGCCCCGCGGCGGCTGCAGCTGACGGAGGCGCACGCGCAGCCCGTGTTCGAGAGGCTCGCCGACGACTACCTGCGACACGGCCTGCACAAGGGAATACCACCGCTGTTTGTCGACCTCAG gtCATTATACGCAGACCAGAGTAAAGCAGATACGATAGAGAAGTTAATACTGCAGTACATTGAGAACTTGAGCTCAGTGGGCACGTTCAGTTCGGACGCCGGCGAGACCAAGCAGCCGGCCAGCGCGTTGCTGTGGGCCTACTACTACGCCGCGCAACACTTCGACTACAAGAAGGATACTGATCGCGCGCTCTTGTACATAGATGCCGCTATCGAACACACGCCCACGCTCATAGAACTGTTTATTGTCAAAGGAAGGATATATAAG CACGCGGGCGACCCGGTGTCGGCCTACCAGTGGCTGGAGGAGGCGCAGGCCATGGACACGGCCGACCGCTACGTCAACAGCAAGTGCGCGCGCTACATGCTGCGCGCCGGACACGTCAAGCGCGCAGAGGACATGTGCGCCAAGTTCACGCGCGAGG GTGTCCCAGCTACAGAGAACCTTAACGAAATGCAGTGCATGTGGTTCCAAACGGAAGCGGCGGCAGCGTACCAACGGCAACAACAATGGGGCGAGGCCCTCAAAAAAGCTCACGAAGTGGACCGG CACTTCTCCGAGATAATGGAGGACCAGTTCGACTTCCACTCATACTGCATGCGCAAGATGACGCTGCGGTCGTACGTGGGGCTTTTGCGGCTTGAGGACGTTCTTCGTGCGCATCCGTTCTACTTCCGCTGCGCACGCGTCGCTATCTCCGTGTACCTGCGCCTCTACACGCAGCCGCTGCAGGACGCGCCGCAGACCGCCGAGCCCGACACAGGTACCCTCGCACTACACACCCGCGCCTCTACACGCAGCCGCTGCAGGACGCGCCGCAGACCGCCGAGCCCGACACAGGTACCCTCGCACTACACACCCGCGCCTCTACACGCAGCCGCTGCAGGACGCGCCGCAGACCGCCGAGCCCGACACAGGTACCCTCGCACTACACACCCGCGCCTCTACACGCAGCCGCTGCAGGACGCGCCGCAGACCGCCGAGCCCGACACAGGTACCCTCGCACTACACACCCGCGCCTCTACACGCAGCCGCTGCAGGACGCGCCGCAGACCGCCGAGCCCGACACAGGTACCCTCGCACTACACACCCGCGCCTCTACACGCAGCCGCTGCAGGACGCGCCGCAGACCGCCGAGCCCGACACAGGTACCCTCGCACTACACACCCGCGCCTCTACACGCAGCCGCTGCAGGACGCGCCGCAGACCGCCGAGCCCGACACAGGTACCCTCGCACTACACACCCGCGCCTCTACACGCAGCCGCTGCAGGACGCGCCGCAGACCGCCGAGCCCGACACAGGTACCCTCGCACTACACACCCGCGCCTCTACACGCAGCCGCTGCAGGACGCGCCGCAGACCGCCGAGCCCGACACAGGTACCCTCGCACTACACACCCGCGCCTCTACACGCAGCCGCTGCAGGACGCGCCGCAGACCGCCGAGCCCGACACAGGTACCCTCGCACTACACACCCGCGCCTCTACACGCAGCCGCTGCAGGACGCGCCGCAGACCGCCGAGCCCGACACAG
- the LOC113500141 gene encoding N-alpha-acetyltransferase 15, NatA auxiliary subunit-like isoform X3 has protein sequence MPPSNPLPPKENALFKRILRCYEHKQYKNGLKFAKQILSNPKYADHGETLAMKGLTLNCLGRKDEAYEYVRRGLRNDLKSPVCWHVYGLLQRSDKKYDEAIKCYRNALKWEKENIQILRDLSLLQIQMRDLEGYKDTRYQLFMLRPTQRASWIGFAMSYHLLGDYEMANSILDAFRTNQMKGPYDYEHSELLLYQNMVLAESGQYERALQHLNKFSSQILDKLSIKETSGEYYLKLKRFKEAEAVYEDLLKRNPENVMYYEKLIEAKQLSNADEKVAFFDVYKKEFPRAIAPRRLQLTEAHAQPVFERLADDYLRHGLHKGIPPLFVDLRSLYADQSKADTIEKLILQYIENLSSVGTFSSDAGETKQPASALLWAYYYAAQHFDYKKDTDRALLYIDAAIEHTPTLIELFIVKGRIYKHAGDPVSAYQWLEEAQAMDTADRYVNSKCARYMLRAGHVKRAEDMCAKFTREGVPATENLNEMQCMWFQTEAAAAYQRQQQWGEALKKAHEVDRHFSEIMEDQFDFHSYCMRKMTLRSYVGLLRLEDVLRAHPFYFRCARVAISVYLRLYTQPLQDAPQTAEPDTGTLALHTRASTRSRCRTRRRPPSPTQVPSHYTPAPLHAAAAGRAADRRARHRYPRTTHPRLYTQPLQDAPQTAEPDTGTLALHTRASTRSRCRTRRRPPSPTQVPSHYTPAPLHAAAAGRAADRRARHRYPRTTHPRLYTQPLQDAPQTAEPDTGTLALHTRASTRSRCRTRRRPPSPTQVPSHYTPAPLHAAAAGRAADRRARHRYPRTTHPRLYTQPLQDAPQTAEPDTGTLALHTRASTRSRCRTRRRPPSPTQRTWRLRS, from the exons ATGCCACCCAGTAATCCTTTGCCACCTAAAGAAAATGCGCTTTTCAAAAGAATTTTG CGCTGTTACgaacataaacaatataaaaatgggTTGAAATTTGCCAAGCAAATTCTTTCTAACCCCAAATATGCAGACCATGGAG AAACATTGGCTATGAAAGGATTAACTCTGAACTGTCTGGGTCGCAAAGATGAAGCATATGAGTATGTCCGCAGAGGACTGCGTAATGACCTGAAGTCTCCCGTGTGCTGGCATGTGTACGGACTTCTCCAGCGGTCTGACAAAAAGTATGATGAGGCCATCAAGTGCTACCGTAATGCTCTCAAGTGGGAGAAGGAAAATATTCAGATTCTACGGGATTTGTCACTGTTACAGATTCAGATGCGTGACTTGGAAGGGTATAAA GATACCCGTTACCAACTGTTTATGTTGAGACCAACGCAAAGGGCGTCATGGATCGGTTTCGCCATGAGTTACCATCTCCTCGGCGACTATGAGATGGCGAACAGCATCCTAGATGCCTTCCGTACCAACCAGATGAAGGGGCCTTATGACTATGAACATTCAGAACTCCTGCTATACCAGAACATGGTGCTGGCGGAGTCTGGCCAGTACGAGAGGGCTCTCCAACACCTAAATAAGTTCTCATCTCAAATTCTTGATAAGTTATCGATTAAGGAGACCTCTGGcgaatattatttgaaattgaagAG GTTTAAGGAAGCGGAAGCTGTTTATGAAgacttattaaaaagaaatcctGAAAATGTGATGTATTATGAGAAACTAATAGAAGCTAAACAGCTAAGTAATGCAGACGAAAAAGTGGCCTTCTTTGATGTATATAA GAAAGAGTTCCCGCGCGCGATAGCCCCGCGGCGGCTGCAGCTGACGGAGGCGCACGCGCAGCCCGTGTTCGAGAGGCTCGCCGACGACTACCTGCGACACGGCCTGCACAAGGGAATACCACCGCTGTTTGTCGACCTCAG gtCATTATACGCAGACCAGAGTAAAGCAGATACGATAGAGAAGTTAATACTGCAGTACATTGAGAACTTGAGCTCAGTGGGCACGTTCAGTTCGGACGCCGGCGAGACCAAGCAGCCGGCCAGCGCGTTGCTGTGGGCCTACTACTACGCCGCGCAACACTTCGACTACAAGAAGGATACTGATCGCGCGCTCTTGTACATAGATGCCGCTATCGAACACACGCCCACGCTCATAGAACTGTTTATTGTCAAAGGAAGGATATATAAG CACGCGGGCGACCCGGTGTCGGCCTACCAGTGGCTGGAGGAGGCGCAGGCCATGGACACGGCCGACCGCTACGTCAACAGCAAGTGCGCGCGCTACATGCTGCGCGCCGGACACGTCAAGCGCGCAGAGGACATGTGCGCCAAGTTCACGCGCGAGG GTGTCCCAGCTACAGAGAACCTTAACGAAATGCAGTGCATGTGGTTCCAAACGGAAGCGGCGGCAGCGTACCAACGGCAACAACAATGGGGCGAGGCCCTCAAAAAAGCTCACGAAGTGGACCGG CACTTCTCCGAGATAATGGAGGACCAGTTCGACTTCCACTCATACTGCATGCGCAAGATGACGCTGCGGTCGTACGTGGGGCTTTTGCGGCTTGAGGACGTTCTTCGTGCGCATCCGTTCTACTTCCGCTGCGCACGCGTCGCTATCTCCGTGTACCTGCGCCTCTACACGCAGCCGCTGCAGGACGCGCCGCAGACCGCCGAGCCCGACACAGGTACCCTCGCACTACACACCCGCGCCTCTACACGCAGCCGCTGCAGGACGCGCCGCAGACCGCCGAGCCCGACACAGGTACCCTCGCACTACACACCCGCGCCTCTACACGCAGCCGCTGCAGGACGCGCCGCAGACCGCCGAGCCCGACACAGGTACCCTCGCACTACACACCCGCGCCTCTACACGCAGCCGCTGCAGGACGCGCCGCAGACCGCCGAGCCCGACACAGGTACCCTCGCACTACACACCCGCGCCTCTACACGCAGCCGCTGCAGGACGCGCCGCAGACCGCCGAGCCCGACACAGGTACCCTCGCACTACACACCCGCGCCTCTACACGCAGCCGCTGCAGGACGCGCCGCAGACCGCCGAGCCCGACACAGGTACCCTCGCACTACACACCCGCGCCTCTACACGCAGCCGCTGCAGGACGCGCCGCAGACCGCCGAGCCCGACACAGGTACCCTCGCACTACACACCCGCGCCTCTACACGCAGCCGCTGCAGGACGCGCCGCAGACCGCCGAGCCCGACACAGGTACCCTCGCACTACACACCCGCGCCTCTACACGCAGCCGCTGCAGGACGCGCCGCAGACCGCCGAGCCCGACACAGGTACCCTCGCACTACACACCCGCGCCTCTACACGCAGCCGCTGCAGGACGCGCCGCAGACCGCCGAGCCCGACACAGGTACCCTCGCACTACACACCCGCGCCTCTACACGCAGCCGCTGCAGGACGCGCCGCAGACCGCCGAGCCCGACACAG
- the LOC113500141 gene encoding N-alpha-acetyltransferase 15, NatA auxiliary subunit-like isoform X5 yields the protein MPPSNPLPPKENALFKRILRCYEHKQYKNGLKFAKQILSNPKYADHGETLAMKGLTLNCLGRKDEAYEYVRRGLRNDLKSPVCWHVYGLLQRSDKKYDEAIKCYRNALKWEKENIQILRDLSLLQIQMRDLEGYKDTRYQLFMLRPTQRASWIGFAMSYHLLGDYEMANSILDAFRTNQMKGPYDYEHSELLLYQNMVLAESGQYERALQHLNKFSSQILDKLSIKETSGEYYLKLKRFKEAEAVYEDLLKRNPENVMYYEKLIEAKQLSNADEKVAFFDVYKKEFPRAIAPRRLQLTEAHAQPVFERLADDYLRHGLHKGIPPLFVDLRSLYADQSKADTIEKLILQYIENLSSVGTFSSDAGETKQPASALLWAYYYAAQHFDYKKDTDRALLYIDAAIEHTPTLIELFIVKGRIYKHAGDPVSAYQWLEEAQAMDTADRYVNSKCARYMLRAGHVKRAEDMCAKFTREGVPATENLNEMQCMWFQTEAAAAYQRQQQWGEALKKAHEVDRHFSEIMEDQFDFHSYCMRKMTLRSYVGLLRLEDVLRAHPFYFRCARVAISVYLRLYTQPLQDAPQTAEPDTGTLALHTRASTRSRCRTRRRPPSPTQVPSHYTPAPLHAAAAGRAADRRARHRYPRTTHPRLYTQPLQDAPQTAEPDTGTLALHTRASTRSRCRTRRRPPSPTQVPSHYTPAPLHAAAAGRAADRRARHRYPRTTHPRLYTQPLQDAPQTAEPDTGTLALHTRASTRSRCRTRRRPPSPTQVPSHYTPAPLHAAAAGRAADRRARHRYPRTTHPRLYTQPLQDAPQTAEPDTGKLCYHDVQLLTINT from the exons ATGCCACCCAGTAATCCTTTGCCACCTAAAGAAAATGCGCTTTTCAAAAGAATTTTG CGCTGTTACgaacataaacaatataaaaatgggTTGAAATTTGCCAAGCAAATTCTTTCTAACCCCAAATATGCAGACCATGGAG AAACATTGGCTATGAAAGGATTAACTCTGAACTGTCTGGGTCGCAAAGATGAAGCATATGAGTATGTCCGCAGAGGACTGCGTAATGACCTGAAGTCTCCCGTGTGCTGGCATGTGTACGGACTTCTCCAGCGGTCTGACAAAAAGTATGATGAGGCCATCAAGTGCTACCGTAATGCTCTCAAGTGGGAGAAGGAAAATATTCAGATTCTACGGGATTTGTCACTGTTACAGATTCAGATGCGTGACTTGGAAGGGTATAAA GATACCCGTTACCAACTGTTTATGTTGAGACCAACGCAAAGGGCGTCATGGATCGGTTTCGCCATGAGTTACCATCTCCTCGGCGACTATGAGATGGCGAACAGCATCCTAGATGCCTTCCGTACCAACCAGATGAAGGGGCCTTATGACTATGAACATTCAGAACTCCTGCTATACCAGAACATGGTGCTGGCGGAGTCTGGCCAGTACGAGAGGGCTCTCCAACACCTAAATAAGTTCTCATCTCAAATTCTTGATAAGTTATCGATTAAGGAGACCTCTGGcgaatattatttgaaattgaagAG GTTTAAGGAAGCGGAAGCTGTTTATGAAgacttattaaaaagaaatcctGAAAATGTGATGTATTATGAGAAACTAATAGAAGCTAAACAGCTAAGTAATGCAGACGAAAAAGTGGCCTTCTTTGATGTATATAA GAAAGAGTTCCCGCGCGCGATAGCCCCGCGGCGGCTGCAGCTGACGGAGGCGCACGCGCAGCCCGTGTTCGAGAGGCTCGCCGACGACTACCTGCGACACGGCCTGCACAAGGGAATACCACCGCTGTTTGTCGACCTCAG gtCATTATACGCAGACCAGAGTAAAGCAGATACGATAGAGAAGTTAATACTGCAGTACATTGAGAACTTGAGCTCAGTGGGCACGTTCAGTTCGGACGCCGGCGAGACCAAGCAGCCGGCCAGCGCGTTGCTGTGGGCCTACTACTACGCCGCGCAACACTTCGACTACAAGAAGGATACTGATCGCGCGCTCTTGTACATAGATGCCGCTATCGAACACACGCCCACGCTCATAGAACTGTTTATTGTCAAAGGAAGGATATATAAG CACGCGGGCGACCCGGTGTCGGCCTACCAGTGGCTGGAGGAGGCGCAGGCCATGGACACGGCCGACCGCTACGTCAACAGCAAGTGCGCGCGCTACATGCTGCGCGCCGGACACGTCAAGCGCGCAGAGGACATGTGCGCCAAGTTCACGCGCGAGG GTGTCCCAGCTACAGAGAACCTTAACGAAATGCAGTGCATGTGGTTCCAAACGGAAGCGGCGGCAGCGTACCAACGGCAACAACAATGGGGCGAGGCCCTCAAAAAAGCTCACGAAGTGGACCGG CACTTCTCCGAGATAATGGAGGACCAGTTCGACTTCCACTCATACTGCATGCGCAAGATGACGCTGCGGTCGTACGTGGGGCTTTTGCGGCTTGAGGACGTTCTTCGTGCGCATCCGTTCTACTTCCGCTGCGCACGCGTCGCTATCTCCGTGTACCTGCGCCTCTACACGCAGCCGCTGCAG GACGCGCCGCAGACCGCCGAGCCCGACACAGGTACCCTCGCACTACACACCCGCGCCTCTACACGCAGCCGCTGCAGGACGCGCCGCAGACCGCCGAGCCCGACACAGGTACCCTCGCACTACACACCCGCGCCTCTACACGCAGCCGCTGCAGGACGCGCCGCAGACCGCCGAGCCCGACACAGGTACCCTCGCACTACACACCCGCGCCTCTACACGCAGCCGCTGCAGGACGCGCCGCAGACCGCCGAGCCCGACACAGGTACCCTCGCACTACACACCCGCGCCTCTACACGCAGCCGCTGCAGGACGCGCCGCAGACCGCCGAGCCCGACACAGGTACCCTCGCACTACACACCCGCGCCTCTACACGCAGCCGCTGCAGGACGCGCCGCAGACCGCCGAGCCCGACACAGGTACCCTCGCACTACACACCCGCGCCTCTACACGCAGCCGCTGCAGGACGCGCCGCAGACCGCCGAGCCCGACACAGGTACCCTCGCACTACACACCCGCGCCTCTACACGCAGCCGCTGCAGGACGCGCCGCAGACCGCCGAGCCCGACACAGGTACCCTCGCACTACACACCCGCGCCTCTACACGCAGCCGCTGCAGGACGCGCCGCAGACCGCCGAGCCCGACACAGGTACCCTCGCACTACACACCCGCGCCTCTACACGCAGCCGCTGCAGGACGCGCCGCAGACCGCCGAGCCCGACACAG